A genomic region of Vibrio sp. 10N contains the following coding sequences:
- a CDS encoding YfcZ/YiiS family protein: MSNTYEEPTVCDACGVSGEMGFIIKEGDDVAEVQLFGESQVQLQAEIQKYIDLAKTVSEKVEFEVSELTEESKELNARFKFEVSAEKLIFELKTRSLAR; this comes from the coding sequence ATGTCAAACACCTATGAAGAACCAACCGTATGCGACGCTTGTGGCGTTTCTGGAGAAATGGGTTTCATCATCAAGGAAGGCGATGACGTCGCAGAAGTACAACTATTCGGCGAATCGCAAGTTCAACTGCAAGCAGAAATTCAAAAATACATTGATTTGGCTAAGACTGTGTCAGAGAAGGTTGAATTTGAAGTCTCTGAACTTACTGAAGAGAGCAAAGAGCTTAACGCTCGATTCAAATTTGAAGTGAGTGCAGAAAAGCTCATTTTCGAACTGAAAACGCGCTCACTAGCACGCTAA
- a CDS encoding YnjH family protein, with amino-acid sequence MEKLISQWKSIRVVILTIVGGLMASTLSAKVITTPGADVGAAVLLSDSKLGKRVCYYNDKAYSLGAVINVEGVVLQCVAEQDFEMNGQLKWKALKSEQ; translated from the coding sequence ATGGAAAAACTAATTTCACAATGGAAATCAATACGTGTTGTGATACTCACCATTGTCGGTGGGTTGATGGCATCAACGCTATCGGCGAAGGTTATCACTACGCCTGGGGCGGACGTGGGAGCGGCGGTGCTGCTTTCTGACTCTAAGTTGGGCAAACGTGTTTGTTATTACAATGACAAAGCCTACTCCCTTGGGGCAGTCATCAACGTGGAAGGGGTGGTATTGCAGTGCGTCGCTGAGCAAGATTTCGAAATGAATGGTCAGCTTAAGTGGAAGGCACTAAAAAGCGAGCAGTGA
- a CDS encoding SgrR family transcriptional regulator produces the protein MINKRKLELYENLFNQLGPGEHTVTVLTIGESMNCSERHARTLLKQMSERKWLTWTPARGRGMKGTLVCLMEPLAACYQEVEQATNQGKYDTAHKLIGFNNRNVASALKQYLTQATIESENTIHAPFHRKLTWLHPHHAMERTERHLIHEIFQTLVVSKDANICGELAHSWAHCDHFRQWTFYLRTGAIFHDQTPLTALDVVESLRALSASTYWKGLYDHIADIHIDSPHQITMTLNEPDPHFLSLLCRSEAAIMPKALVHRAESAYKPIGSGPFSVTVNSDKLLRLTRHSQYSGNSALVEHIELWIHEEWAKDKKCAENFFFLNDEEETYKVSTADIGYFFLLLNHTELQKPTIKRQLESLFSSDHASSLAISLPVNFSFENNNENRTFANKLMQGLALGGSKGHGTQVIYGHPAANQDLSIGGIRLEGDRATSLFAFFKLYPYWNKNLTWKQQDKLRHTLASARQSINRIERERLLDDLLVWLYQDNVLAIIKSEDLTLTIPTRIGGVDINSIGWCDFAKLWIQQKTRSINL, from the coding sequence ATGATCAACAAGCGAAAACTTGAGCTTTACGAAAATCTATTTAATCAATTGGGACCTGGTGAGCATACTGTTACTGTGCTCACCATCGGGGAGTCAATGAACTGCAGTGAACGCCACGCCCGTACTTTGTTAAAGCAGATGTCAGAGCGCAAATGGCTAACATGGACCCCAGCGCGCGGCCGGGGTATGAAGGGGACACTTGTCTGCTTAATGGAACCTTTGGCAGCCTGTTACCAGGAAGTTGAACAGGCAACGAATCAAGGCAAATACGATACGGCTCATAAACTCATTGGCTTTAATAACCGCAATGTTGCCAGTGCGCTCAAGCAATATCTGACACAGGCCACCATCGAAAGTGAAAATACGATTCATGCCCCGTTTCATAGAAAACTGACCTGGTTACATCCGCATCACGCTATGGAGCGAACCGAACGCCATCTAATTCATGAAATATTCCAAACGTTGGTGGTCTCGAAAGACGCAAACATTTGTGGCGAGCTGGCGCATAGCTGGGCTCACTGCGACCACTTTCGCCAATGGACATTTTACTTACGAACCGGCGCCATTTTTCATGACCAAACACCTCTCACCGCCCTAGACGTTGTGGAAAGCCTGCGAGCACTTTCGGCATCGACCTACTGGAAAGGTCTTTATGATCACATTGCGGACATTCATATCGATTCACCGCACCAAATCACGATGACGCTAAACGAGCCTGATCCGCATTTTTTATCGCTACTTTGTCGCTCGGAAGCGGCAATCATGCCAAAAGCTCTAGTGCATCGCGCAGAAAGCGCGTACAAGCCAATTGGCTCAGGTCCATTCTCTGTCACGGTCAATTCAGACAAGCTACTACGTCTTACTAGACATAGCCAATATTCAGGCAACAGTGCTCTTGTAGAGCATATTGAACTGTGGATTCATGAAGAATGGGCAAAAGATAAAAAATGCGCTGAGAACTTTTTCTTTCTTAACGATGAAGAAGAAACCTACAAAGTGTCAACGGCCGATATTGGTTATTTCTTTTTATTGTTGAACCACACTGAACTGCAAAAGCCAACCATCAAACGTCAGCTAGAGTCGCTGTTTTCCAGCGACCACGCTTCATCACTGGCTATCTCACTGCCGGTAAACTTCAGTTTTGAGAACAACAACGAAAATCGTACCTTCGCTAACAAGCTCATGCAGGGACTCGCCCTTGGCGGCTCAAAAGGACACGGCACCCAAGTGATCTATGGACATCCAGCTGCCAATCAAGACCTATCTATTGGAGGTATTCGCTTAGAAGGCGATCGTGCGACCAGCTTGTTCGCCTTTTTTAAACTCTATCCTTATTGGAACAAGAACCTAACTTGGAAACAACAAGATAAACTGCGTCACACGTTGGCATCTGCTCGCCAGTCAATAAACCGCATTGAGAGGGAGCGGCTCTTAGATGACCTACTCGTTTGGTTATATCAAGACAACGTACTGGCGATCATTAAATCCGAAGACTTAACACTCACCATTCCAACCCGAATAGGCGGCGTAGACATTAACTCCATCGGTTGGTGTGACTTCGCAAAGCTTTGGATACAGCAAAAAACACGCTCCATTAACCTTTGA